A single region of the Bacteroidota bacterium genome encodes:
- a CDS encoding AtpZ/AtpI family protein has translation MAFQLFAGIFLGVWGGMRMDAWLGTKPWFTVILSLFGITAGMYAVLKDFIRPGKKNKPKP, from the coding sequence ATGGCATTTCAGTTGTTTGCCGGTATTTTTTTAGGTGTTTGGGGTGGAATGCGCATGGATGCCTGGCTTGGCACGAAACCATGGTTTACCGTAATTTTGTCTTTATTTGGAATTACTGCCGGTATGTATGCCGTGCTTAAAGATTTTATTCGGCCGGGGAAAAAAAATAAACCCAAACCGTAA
- a CDS encoding M23 family metallopeptidase encodes MAKGNKKTRKWLERLRTKYKLVLMHDKTFEVQASLRLSPLNVIILSSTLFVVIGFLVYLIIVFTPLKNLVVGFSEVTTTRQIAENNKITDSMLTALRSYDIYFNNLQKRLNGEIDTLPPIDSLSKIDYSQIKVGEASEVDKAMREQIAREDLFNLTDADPREATGEQNLESLHFFPPLKGTVTSGFQPREGHYGIDIVAPENTPIKACLDGVVIDSYWNLESGNVIIIRHDHGLISLYKHNSQLLKRPGSSIRAGDVIAIIGNTGEMSTGPHLHFELWHDKTPLNPKDFINFN; translated from the coding sequence ATGGCGAAAGGTAACAAAAAAACAAGAAAATGGCTCGAAAGGTTGCGCACCAAATACAAGCTGGTGTTGATGCACGATAAAACTTTTGAGGTTCAGGCCTCATTGCGCCTGAGTCCGTTGAATGTGATCATTTTATCGAGCACTTTGTTCGTTGTGATTGGCTTTCTGGTATACCTCATCATTGTGTTTACGCCGCTAAAAAACCTGGTTGTGGGATTCAGTGAGGTTACTACCACCCGCCAGATAGCTGAAAACAACAAAATAACCGACAGCATGCTCACTGCCCTGCGGAGTTATGATATTTATTTCAATAACCTGCAAAAGCGCCTCAATGGCGAGATTGACACCCTTCCGCCAATCGACAGCCTAAGTAAAATTGATTACAGCCAGATTAAGGTAGGGGAAGCTTCAGAAGTGGATAAAGCCATGCGCGAGCAAATTGCCCGTGAAGACCTGTTTAACCTGACGGATGCTGATCCACGGGAAGCAACCGGTGAACAGAATCTGGAGTCGCTGCACTTTTTTCCTCCGCTCAAAGGCACCGTTACATCAGGGTTTCAACCGCGTGAAGGGCACTATGGTATCGACATCGTTGCTCCTGAAAATACGCCAATTAAAGCCTGCCTAGATGGTGTGGTTATCGATTCTTATTGGAATCTTGAAAGTGGTAACGTTATCATCATTAGGCATGACCATGGTTTAATAAGCCTCTATAAGCATAATAGTCAGTTATTAAAAAGGCCGGGTAGCAGCATCAGAGCCGGTGACGTAATTGCCATTATTGGAAACACGGGTGAAATGAGCACCGGTCCACATCTCCATTTTGAGCTTTGGCACGACAAAACGCCACTCAATCCAAAAGATTTCATTAACTTCAACTAA
- a CDS encoding polymer-forming cytoskeletal protein: MFGNKQSSPQSAPNSFISNRINHGTTFEGSIMSDGDLRIEGIIRGTIHTKAKVAIGPTGLIEGDVHCKSADIEGRIVGDLEVSEVLTLKSTAIVEGNIYTAKIVIENGAHFDGICNMGTKERKLTNASAQYEEATV; this comes from the coding sequence ATGTTCGGCAATAAACAATCAAGCCCCCAGTCAGCACCTAATTCCTTCATTTCCAACAGGATAAATCACGGAACAACGTTCGAAGGCAGTATTATGAGCGATGGAGATTTGCGTATTGAAGGTATTATACGAGGAACCATTCATACCAAGGCAAAAGTTGCGATTGGCCCAACCGGACTAATTGAAGGAGATGTTCATTGCAAAAGTGCGGACATTGAAGGGAGAATTGTGGGGGATTTAGAAGTTAGTGAAGTTTTAACCCTTAAGTCGACCGCAATTGTTGAAGGAAACATTTATACTGCAAAAATTGTTATAGAAAACGGAGCGCATTTTGATGGTATTTGCAACATGGGCACCAAAGAAAGAAAACTAACCAATGCCTCAGCGCAATACGAAGAAGCCACAGTTTGA